GTCGACGATCGCGTCCGGGTTCTCCTCGGAGGCGCGGGTCAGCGCGTCGGCGAGGACGAGCCGGCCCTCGGCGTCCGTGTTGAGGACCTCGACGGTCTTGCCGCTGTACATGTGAAGCACGTCACCGGGGCGGGTGGCGTTGCCCGACGGCATGTTCTCGGCGAGCGCCAGCCAGCCGGTGACGTTGACCCGCAGGCCCAGACGGGCGGCCGAGACGACAGCCGCGAACACGGCGGCCGCGCCGGCCATGTCGCACTTCATCGTCTCGTTGTGACCGGCCGGCTTCAGCGAGATGCCGCCCGAGTCGTAGGTGATGCCCTTGCCCACAAGGGCCAGGGTCTTCTCCGCCTTCGGGTGCGTGTAGGCGAGCTTCACCAGGCGCGGGCCGCGGGCCGCGCCCTGGCCGACGCCGAGCAGGCCGCCGTAGCCGCCCTTGACGAGCGCCTTCTCGTCGAGGACCTGCACCTTGATGCCGTGCTCCTTGCCGGCGGCGGTGGCCACGGCGGCGAAGGACTCGGGGTACAGGTCGTTCGGCGGGGTGTTGATCAGGTCGCGGGCGCGGTTGATCTCCTCGGCGACCGCGACGGCGCGCTCGGCGGCGGCCTTGAATGCCTTGTCACGCGGCTTGGCGCCCAGCAGGGCGACCTCGGCGAGCGGCAGCTTCGGGCCGTTGGCCTTGGCGTCCTTGGGCGCGAGCTTGTTCTCGCCGCCCTGGTAGGCGGTGAAGGCGTACGCGCCCAGCAGCGCGCCCTCCGCGATGGCCTCGGCGTCCTCGACGGAGCCGATGGGCAGCGCGAAGCCGGCCTTCTTCGAGCCGGTGAGCGAACGGGCGGCGGAGCCCGCGGCCCGGCGCAGCGCCTCGGCGTCGTACGAGCCGTCCTTCTCCGGGACCGGGCCGAGGCCGGCCGCGATGACGACCGGCACCTTCAGGCCGTCGGGCGCGGGGAGCTTGGTCAGTTCGCCCTCGGCACCGGAGGCGCCCAGGGTCGCCAGGACGGCGGCGAGCTTCCCGCCGAACGCCTTGTCGACGGCCTCGGCGCCCGGTGCGAGGACCAGGTCGCCGGACTTGGAGCCGGCGGCCTTGGCGACGCCGACGACGAGCGCGTCGGCGCGCAGCGTCGCCGCACCGGCAGTGCTGAGAGTGAGAGCAGTCACGGTGGTGAATTCTCGCTTCCGTTGAGTTCTTTGTCGGTCTGTGCCGGTCGAGGGGGTGGCCGACCGGGCCCGGCGCATCGTAGACGCCGCCGCGATGTGCCGGGAATGAGCCTACGCGCGCCTTTGCTGCCCGATTACGGCGGCGGGCCGTCAGTGCGCCGGGACGGCCGTACGGTTGTCACACCGGGATGATCTTCCCGGTGGAACGGACCGCGACCGCAACGGCGTTGGCGGACGTCCTGCGGATGGATCCAGGAGAGAACGATGGACGACCGGATGGCCGCCCGGGTGAGCGGCCGGCCGAAGGCGCTGCCCGCCACCGTACTGATTCTGTTGGCGATGCTGGCCGGCTGCACCTCGGCACCCGGGTCCGCCCCCTCGCCGGCTCCCTCCGGGCGGTCCGTCGCGGCCCGCTGGCAGCCGGAGCCGGGCACCGACTGGCAGTGGCAGCTCTCCGGCCGGCTGGACACGTCCGTGGACGCCCCGGTGTACGACATCGACGGCTTCGACCACGAAGCGGCACAGGTGGCCGAGCTGCACCGCAAAGGGCGCAAGGTCATCTGCTACCTGTCCACGGGCGCCTGGGAGGAGTTCCGCCCGGACGCGGCGAGGTTCCCCACGGCGGTCCTCGGCAAGGGCAACGGCTGGAAGGGGGAGCGCTGGCTCGACATCCGGCGCACCGACGTCCTGGAGCCGCTGATGGAGAGCAGGATCTCCATGTGCGCGAAGAAGGGCTTCGACGCGGTCGAGCCCGACAACATGGACGGCTACCGCAACCCGAGCGGCTTCCCGCTGACCGCCGCCGATCAGCTGCGCTACAACCGGCTCATCGCCCGGATCGCCCACCGTCACCACCTCGCCGTCGGCCTGAAGAACGACCTGCCCCAGATCCCGGAGCTGGTGGGCGACTTCGACTTCGCGGTCAACGAACAGTGCGCGCAGTACGAGGAGTGCGAGGAGCTCTCCCCGTTCGTGAAGGCGGGCAAGGCGGTCTTCCACGTGGAGTACGAGCTGCCCGTGGCCCGGTTCTGCGCACAGTCCCGGCGGCTGGGGCTGAGCTCGCTGCTGAAGAAGTACGAGCTCGGTGTCTGGCGTGAGCAGTGTCCGGCGGCGGCGGCCTGACGGAACACCCGAGGGGCTCAGCCGAGGGCCAGCCCCACGAGCGTCACCGTCGCCGCCGTCTCCGCCAACGCCCCGAACACATCGCCGGTCACGCCGCCGAAGCGCCGCACGCAGTGCCGCAGCAGCAGCTGGGCCACCGCGAGCGCGGCCAGGGCGGCGAGGGCGTACCGCAGCGCCCCGTATCCGCCGAGCAGCGCGCCCGCGCCCGCGCAGAGCGCCACGGCCAGGGCCGCGACCACCACCGCGCCGGCCCCCGGGACCGTGCCCGCGACCGCGGCGCCCAGCCCCTCCGGGCGGGCCGCCGGGACGCCGCGGCGGGAGGCCAGCGTGAGCGCGAGCCGGGCGACGGCGGCGGAAGCGACGGCCGCCACCGCACCCTGCACCCAGCCCTGCGCGTACAGCTGCTGAAGGACCGCCACCTGGGCGAGCAGCACGAACAGCAGGGTGATCACACCGAACGGCCCAATGTCCGACTGCTTCATGATGCGCAGCGCCTCGTCGGCCGGCTTGCCGCTGCCCAGGCCGTCGGCGGTGTCCGCGAGGCCGTCGAGGTGCAGCCCCCGGGTGAGGGCAGCCGGCACCGCGGCGGAGGCGACCGCGGCGAGCAGCGGCCCCGAGCCGAACAGCAGGAACAGGCTGCCGGGCACCGCCGCGAGCACGCCGACGACGAGGCCGGCCAGCGGGGCGCACAGCATTCCGGCCCGCGCGGTCTCGCGGTCCCAGCGGCTGACGCGGACGGGGAGCACGGTGAGGGTGCCGAAGGCGAAACGCAGGCCGTGGCTGTTCAGGGAGGTCACGGCGCGCAGGCTAATCGGTGGGCGCGGCCGCTAGATTGTCCAAAACGGCACAGAACGGTGCGTCGTCGACTTATCGGGAGTGGGTGGGATGGGTCACTGGTTCGACCGGAACATCGTCGAGCCGGGGAAGCTGCCCCTGCTCCTGGCGCTGACCGCCTTCGTGTTGACGTTCGCGATCACCCGGGTCATCACCCGGATGATCCGGGCCGGCAAGGGGCCCTTCGGCAACATCACGCCGGGCGGGGTCCATGTCCACCACGTGGTGCCGGGCGTGGTGCTCAGCGTGGTCGGCGGGTTCGGCGCGGTGGCCAGCGGGAAGCACGGCTTCGCGGCCGGTGCCTGCGCGGTCGTCTTCGGCATCGGCGCGGGGCTGGTGCTGGACGAGTTCGCCCTGATCCTGCACATGGACGACGTGTACTGGACCGAGCAGGGCCGTCAGAGCGTGGAGGTCGTGGTCCTCACCGCGGCCCTGGTGCTGCTGGTGCTGGGCGGGTTCTCCCCGCTCGGCGTGGACGACCTGAGCGACGATCAGCAGCAGGACAGGCTCGGTGTCGTCCTCACCCTCGTCGTCAACTTCTGCTTCGTGCTCATCGCGCTGTTCAAGGGCAAGGCGCGGATGGCGGTGCTCGGCACCCTGATTCCGTTCGTCGCCCTGGTCGGGGCGGTCCGGCTGGCCAGACCGACCTCGATGTGGGCCAAGCGGTTCTACCGCAACCGGCACCGGGCCCGCTCCCGTTCGGTGCTGCGCGCGTACCACCACGACGTCCGCTGGGCCGGGCCGCGGCGGAAGTTCCAGGACCTGATCGGCGGCGCACCCGACCGGGCCCCGGCGCCCTCACCCAAACCCTGACGGCGCCGCCCGCGCAGGGCCGGGACCGCGCACAGCACGAGCGCCACCGCGACGGCCGCAAGGTGCTCCTTGCCCGCCAGGTTGTCCTTCACCGCGATCTCCACCACCATCGCCACGATCACCAGCGCCCCGGTGAACCGGGCCCGGTGCGCCCAGCAGACGCAGACGGCCAGGGCGACCACCGCCGCCGAGGGGCCGGTGTCGACGACCTGGGCGTCGGAACCCGGCAGCCCCAGGAACCCGTACCCGTCGGGGCCGACGGCGACACCGATGCGCGCGTACAGCGTCCCGGCCAGCGTCGCGACGTACGCGATCAGCAGCGTCCGCCGCCGTCCCAGGCAGATCTCGGCGATCCCGAACACCAGCAGCACCTGAGCCAGCGCACCCCAGACCGGCAGGTCGAGCGCGGGGACGAACAGCGACAGCGGGGTACGCAGCAGAGCCGCCCACAGCGGATCCTCGGCCCGCACCGCCCCGAGCGCCTGCACCGGCCCGTAGCCCCAGGACCGGTTCTGCGCCACCTGGAGCAGCGCCGTCAGGCAGACCGCGGCCAGGGTCATCGGGACGGCCCGCAGCCGCTCGGTGACAAGTGCCGTGCGTACGGTCCTCCACAGCGGGCTCCACTCCCGGCGGGCCGCCCGGCCGAGCGCGCGCAGCGGGGCCATCGGGGTCATCCACGCGGTCCGAGCTTGGCGCGGTGCAGCCACTTGGGCAGTCCGGGCGCTTCCAGGAACCCCTCGGCACGGCCCGCGGCGATGGCGATGCGCGGCAGGTCCGCGCTCTTCTCGAAGAGCAGATAGCGCGGTTCCCAGATCGGCCGGTACTTGGCGTTGGCGCGGTAGAGCGACTCGATCTGCCACCACCGCGAGAAGAAGCTCAGCAGCGAACGCCACAGCCGGAGCACCGGTCCGGCGCCGAGCCGTGAGCCGCGCTCGAAGACGGAGCGGAACATCGCGAAGTTCAGCGACACCTGGGTGACGCCGATCTTCCCGGCCCGTTGCAGGAGTTCGATGACCATGAACTCCATCAGGCCGTTCTCGGAGCTCCGGTCACGGCGCATCAGATCCAGCGAGAGACCGTTCGGACCCCAGGGGACGAAGCTGAGTAGGGCGCGCAGCTCGCCGCTTCCGCCGTCCTCGGCGGTGTCCCGGCATTCGAGCATCACGCACTGCCCGTCGGCCGGGTCGCCGAGCCGGCCCAGCGCCATCGAGAAGCCGCGTTCGGTCGCGCCGTCGCGCCAGTCGTCGGCCCGGCGCACCAGTGCGGCCATCTCGGCCTCGGGGATGTCCGCGTGCCGGCGCACGGTCACCTCGTAACCGGCCCGCTTGACCCGGTTGTACGCCTGGCGGACGGTGCGCATCGCCCGCCCCTCCAGGGTGAATTCGGCGGTCTCCACGATCGCCTCGTCGCCCAGCTCCAGGGCGTCGAGGCCGTGCCGGGCGTAGATCGTGCCGCCCTCCTCGCTCACCCCCATCGCCGCCGGGATCCAGCCGTGCTCACGGGCCTCGGCCAGCCACGGGTCGATCGCCCCGGGCCAGGCCTCGGGGTCGCCGATCGGGTCGCCGGAGGCCAGGGAGACCCCGCCGACCACTCGGTAGGCGACGGCGGCCTTCCCGGTGGGCGACCAGGTGACGCTCTTCTCGCGGCGCAGCGCGAAGTAGCCGAGCGAATCCCGCTCCCCGTGCTTGTCGAGCAGCGCGCGCAGCGCCGCCTCGTCCTCGGGGGTGATCGGGTCGACCGCGCGGCGGGCGCGGAAGGCCGCGTACACGACGGCGATGAGCAGCAGCGTGGACAGGATGTTGATGGCGACGTTCACCCAGCCCGGAGTGGAGATGCCGGGGAACCGGGAGTCGTCGGCGGCGACGGAGACCAGCCGCAGCGCGCCGTAGCGCCAGCGGTCAAGGAACGTCGAACGGTAGTCGTCGTGCGCGGTGTTGGTGAGCGTGACCAGACCGGCGGCGATCAGCGAGGTGACCAGCAGACCGACGACGGCCACCAGCGCGGCCAGCTTCGGGTTGGACCGGTCGCCCTTCGCGTAGAACTCGCGCCGGCCGAGGGCGAGCGCGACGACGAAGGCGGCGGTCAGCGCCAGCGAGATCCAGTTCTGCGGGTACCGGCGGATCTCCGGGAAGCCGATCACCGCGGCGAAGAGCAGCAGTGTGAGCCCGCTCAGCACCATGTTGACGATCCACGCGGCCCGCTTGCGCCGCCGCATCGTGACCGCGAGGAACAGTGCGACGACCCCTGAGGAGAAGCCCGCGGTGAGCAAGTAGGGCGTGAAGTAGTTCTCGGTGTTGTGGCGTCGCAGATCCTGGCCGAAGGTGACCCAGACGGCGCTCAGGAAATTGATGAACGACACGACCCGCAGGTACCAGATGGCGAAGGCCGCGCCGCGTCGCGACCGGTCGGTGCTCTGCGGCCGGTCGGCGCTGTGCGGTCGTTCGGAGTTCTGCTGTCGTTCGGTGTTCTGTGGCCGGACGGCAGCCCGCCCGGATTCCTTGCTGGCCAATTGGACCTCTCCCATGAAAGGCGATCATATGGGGCATCGCACTTCATAAGGGGCTGCTCTGCGGCCGGTTTCCGGGCGGCCGCAGTCCGATGGCTCAGCTGCCGCTCGTCACTCCCCGGCCGGGTCTCCCGGGCCGGTCCCTCCGTCCGCGGAGGCCTCCTCGCCGTCGTCCTTCGCGTCGTCCTCCTCGGGCTCCGGTGCGCGTTCGGGCAGCTCCGCCGCCAGCGCGGCCGCGGCCTGAACGAACGGAAACGCGAGCAGCGCCCCGGTTCCCTCACCGACGATGACGCCGTGGTCCAGCAGCGGGTTGAGCGCCATCCGGTCCAGCGCCTTCGCCTGTGCCGGCTCACCGCTCAGCTGGCCCGCCAGCCACCAGTCCGGTGCCCGGAACGCGGCCCGCTGTCCGACCAGAGCCGCGGCCGAGCAGACCACGCCGTCCAGGATCACCGGCAGCCGGCGCACCGCGCACTGCAGCAGGAAGCCGGTCATCGCCGCCAGGTCCGCACCGCCCACCGTGGCCAGCAGCTCCAGCTGGTCACCCAGCACCGGCCGGGCGCGGCGCAGCGCGTCACGGACCGCCGCGCACTTGAGCATCCAGGCCAGGTCGTCGATCCCCGCACCGCCGCGCCCGGTGACCACCGAGGCATCGGTGCCGCAGAGCGCCGCGATCAGGGTGGCCGCAGCCGTCGTACCGCCGACGCTCAGATCGCCGAGCACCACCAGATCGGTGCCCGAGTCGGCCTCCTCGTCGGCGATCGCCATGCCGAGACGCACCGCCTGCTCGGCCTCCTCGACCGTCATGGCGTTCTCGACGTCGATCCGGCCGCTGCCGCGCCGCACCCGGGTCCGGACGACGGCTTCCGGCAACAGCTCCGGCTCGCAGTCCAGACCGGCGTCCACGATCCGTACCGGTACGGAGAACGTACGGGCCAGCACGGCGAGCGGCGTCGAGCCTTCCAGCGTGGCGCGCACCAGCTCGTGCGCGCTGCCGGCCGCACGGCCGGACACACCCAGCTCCGCCACCCCGTGATCACCGGCGAACAGCACCACACGGGCCTGCTCGATCGGCCGGACCGGCACGGCCTGCTGGGCGGCCGAGAGCCATTCACCCAGCTCGTCGAGGCGTCCGAGGGCGCCAGGCGGCACGATGAACCGCTCCCGGCGTTCCTCGGCATCTCGCCGTACACCCCCGTCGGGGCGTTCGATCAGGTCGGAGAAGTCGTCCAGATTCACGGGGGTCTGCCTCGCGGGTCGATACGTGGTGTGGGCCGGGGAGCCCGGCGGCGGGCCCCCTGCGGAAC
This genomic interval from Streptomyces sp. NBC_00464 contains the following:
- a CDS encoding endo alpha-1,4 polygalactosaminidase, with product MDDRMAARVSGRPKALPATVLILLAMLAGCTSAPGSAPSPAPSGRSVAARWQPEPGTDWQWQLSGRLDTSVDAPVYDIDGFDHEAAQVAELHRKGRKVICYLSTGAWEEFRPDAARFPTAVLGKGNGWKGERWLDIRRTDVLEPLMESRISMCAKKGFDAVEPDNMDGYRNPSGFPLTAADQLRYNRLIARIAHRHHLAVGLKNDLPQIPELVGDFDFAVNEQCAQYEECEELSPFVKAGKAVFHVEYELPVARFCAQSRRLGLSSLLKKYELGVWREQCPAAAA
- the cobT gene encoding nicotinate-nucleotide--dimethylbenzimidazole phosphoribosyltransferase encodes the protein MNLDDFSDLIERPDGGVRRDAEERRERFIVPPGALGRLDELGEWLSAAQQAVPVRPIEQARVVLFAGDHGVAELGVSGRAAGSAHELVRATLEGSTPLAVLARTFSVPVRIVDAGLDCEPELLPEAVVRTRVRRGSGRIDVENAMTVEEAEQAVRLGMAIADEEADSGTDLVVLGDLSVGGTTAAATLIAALCGTDASVVTGRGGAGIDDLAWMLKCAAVRDALRRARPVLGDQLELLATVGGADLAAMTGFLLQCAVRRLPVILDGVVCSAAALVGQRAAFRAPDWWLAGQLSGEPAQAKALDRMALNPLLDHGVIVGEGTGALLAFPFVQAAAALAAELPERAPEPEEDDAKDDGEEASADGGTGPGDPAGE
- the cobS gene encoding adenosylcobinamide-GDP ribazoletransferase, which produces MTSLNSHGLRFAFGTLTVLPVRVSRWDRETARAGMLCAPLAGLVVGVLAAVPGSLFLLFGSGPLLAAVASAAVPAALTRGLHLDGLADTADGLGSGKPADEALRIMKQSDIGPFGVITLLFVLLAQVAVLQQLYAQGWVQGAVAAVASAAVARLALTLASRRGVPAARPEGLGAAVAGTVPGAGAVVVAALAVALCAGAGALLGGYGALRYALAALAALAVAQLLLRHCVRRFGGVTGDVFGALAETAATVTLVGLALG
- a CDS encoding phosphatidylglycerol lysyltransferase domain-containing protein, with the translated sequence MGEVQLASKESGRAAVRPQNTERQQNSERPHSADRPQSTDRSRRGAAFAIWYLRVVSFINFLSAVWVTFGQDLRRHNTENYFTPYLLTAGFSSGVVALFLAVTMRRRKRAAWIVNMVLSGLTLLLFAAVIGFPEIRRYPQNWISLALTAAFVVALALGRREFYAKGDRSNPKLAALVAVVGLLVTSLIAAGLVTLTNTAHDDYRSTFLDRWRYGALRLVSVAADDSRFPGISTPGWVNVAINILSTLLLIAVVYAAFRARRAVDPITPEDEAALRALLDKHGERDSLGYFALRREKSVTWSPTGKAAVAYRVVGGVSLASGDPIGDPEAWPGAIDPWLAEAREHGWIPAAMGVSEEGGTIYARHGLDALELGDEAIVETAEFTLEGRAMRTVRQAYNRVKRAGYEVTVRRHADIPEAEMAALVRRADDWRDGATERGFSMALGRLGDPADGQCVMLECRDTAEDGGSGELRALLSFVPWGPNGLSLDLMRRDRSSENGLMEFMVIELLQRAGKIGVTQVSLNFAMFRSVFERGSRLGAGPVLRLWRSLLSFFSRWWQIESLYRANAKYRPIWEPRYLLFEKSADLPRIAIAAGRAEGFLEAPGLPKWLHRAKLGPRG
- a CDS encoding leucyl aminopeptidase gives rise to the protein MTALTLSTAGAATLRADALVVGVAKAAGSKSGDLVLAPGAEAVDKAFGGKLAAVLATLGASGAEGELTKLPAPDGLKVPVVIAAGLGPVPEKDGSYDAEALRRAAGSAARSLTGSKKAGFALPIGSVEDAEAIAEGALLGAYAFTAYQGGENKLAPKDAKANGPKLPLAEVALLGAKPRDKAFKAAAERAVAVAEEINRARDLINTPPNDLYPESFAAVATAAGKEHGIKVQVLDEKALVKGGYGGLLGVGQGAARGPRLVKLAYTHPKAEKTLALVGKGITYDSGGISLKPAGHNETMKCDMAGAAAVFAAVVSAARLGLRVNVTGWLALAENMPSGNATRPGDVLHMYSGKTVEVLNTDAEGRLVLADALTRASEENPDAIVDVATLTGAMVLALGNRTFGIMANDDAFRTSIHEIAEEVGEASWPMPLPADLRKGMDSPTADIANMGERMGGGLVAGLFLQEFVGEGIAWAHLDIAGPAFHEGAPYGYTPKGGTGSAVRTLVKLAERTAAGDLG